A genomic segment from Treponema sp. Marseille-Q3903 encodes:
- a CDS encoding ArdC-like ssDNA-binding domain-containing protein: MSSLNSNKPFNNDVSEKQFNGYFVPAHNAKVIKAGIKNGTAPFLPDQTGKIDAKAIYNGNTGFCLNAKDLLPLQVENGDKSNVVVTFKTVNAAGTQVKEGEKGFFYNYVKDKETNTIGTSQFFFPEQTANPEAVAKAVEEKVKKNGERKLDKTIEITSAEPEEYLGAYIAACKSGATVTASPKVAKAFIEKFTEVLNNQLSKPADRKEGVDKYSELMFKVDTKANAINQKLYAEVKQEHQQKQEQGKKKEQGIERS, from the coding sequence ATGAGTTCCTTAAATTCCAACAAACCTTTCAACAACGATGTATCCGAAAAGCAGTTCAACGGATATTTTGTTCCAGCCCACAATGCAAAAGTAATCAAAGCCGGTATTAAAAACGGCACAGCGCCTTTCTTGCCAGACCAGACAGGAAAGATTGACGCAAAGGCTATTTACAATGGCAACACTGGATTCTGTCTGAACGCAAAGGACCTTCTACCATTGCAGGTTGAAAACGGCGACAAATCAAATGTTGTAGTAACCTTCAAAACTGTAAATGCTGCCGGAACACAGGTAAAGGAAGGCGAAAAAGGCTTCTTCTACAATTATGTAAAAGATAAAGAAACAAACACAATAGGGACAAGCCAGTTCTTCTTTCCAGAACAGACTGCAAATCCAGAAGCTGTCGCAAAAGCCGTTGAAGAAAAGGTAAAGAAAAACGGTGAACGAAAACTCGACAAGACAATCGAAATCACATCTGCAGAACCAGAAGAATATCTTGGCGCTTATATTGCAGCCTGCAAGTCTGGCGCTACCGTAACTGCAAGTCCCAAAGTTGCAAAAGCGTTTATAGAAAAGTTTACTGAAGTCCTCAACAATCAGCTTTCAAAACCTGCCGACCGCAAAGAAGGTGTGGACAAGTATAGCGAGCTGATGTTCAAGGTTGATACAAAGGCTAATGCAATCAACCAGAAACTTTATGCGGAAGTAAAGCAGGAACATCAGCAGAAACAGGAACAGGGGAAAAAAAAAGAACAGGGAATTGAAAGAAGCTGA